The following proteins are co-located in the Apium graveolens cultivar Ventura chromosome 5, ASM990537v1, whole genome shotgun sequence genome:
- the LOC141661235 gene encoding uncharacterized protein LOC141661235: protein MSSALSLCIILDANKLTGPNFADWLQILRVVLKSEKMGYMLNSPFPKPPKDDVTYQKHQEYHKWIDEANVAQCIMLTYVNSELQKQHEHMDAYTILVHLQKLYDIEGRTTRYEISKELFRSKMAEGTSVNDHVLKMINLIESLG from the coding sequence atgtcttctgcactatcactttGTATCATACTTGATGCTAACAAGTTGACTGGTCCCAACTTTGCTGATTGGCTTCAAATCTTGAGAGTTGTTCTTAAGTCTGAGAAGATGGGCTATATGCTAAACTCACCATTTCCTAAACCCCCAAAAGATGATGTAACTTATCAAAAGCATCAAGAATATCATAAATGGATAGATGAGGCAAATGTTGCCCAGTGTATTATGCTGACATATGTGAACTCTGAGCttcagaagcaacatgagcacaTGGATGCTTACACTATCCTAGTGCATCTACAAAAGTTGTATGATATAGaggggaggacaactcgatatgagatatcaaaagAGCTATTTCGCAGTAAAATGGCAGAGGGgacatctgtgaatgaccatgtgcttaaaatgatcaatttgattgaaagTTTGGGgtaa